In Enoplosus armatus isolate fEnoArm2 chromosome 16, fEnoArm2.hap1, whole genome shotgun sequence, the genomic window GAATATGGATGACTTACTGAAAAGCTGCGAGGAGCTCGCTGGTATCCCTTTTGGCTCTCACTTCTCAGCAAGTTACAATGAAACAAGCCTGACAGAATCAACTCGTAGTTGCAGCAAACAAGAAGACACCATGGAGAGCTATGGAGAAACAAGTATCTCTCCCCAAGCGTATCTGTCCACAAGCTACATTGACACCCACATGGATGGGGCTGGAGCAGAAGACCAGCCGGCACGAGGCCAGTCGCAAGGCTCGGGCACCATCATCAACAGGTGCGGAGGGACCACAGACGTTTCTCGCCAAAGTGAAATGCCTCTCACTTCAGCGGGGAACAAACTGAGTGACACCATGGTGGAGTACGAGGGCCAGCTCTTGGGGATGTTGGCCATGTTGGAGAGCTGTATGGAAGAAGCTGGGATGGACTTTGAGCCCCAAAACTGGGCCCCAGATGCAAGCCAAGAATATGTGCACATCAGTAAAAATCCTCAACTTTGCAGGGGTACAACACTGGCGCCTGCTCAGCAGGGGAGGCCCATGAAGTTGGAGACCCAGCCAATGCAATTAGAATCCTGGGCTGGTCAACACGCAGGGGGAGGTGAAGCCTCCAAGGGAAGCAGAAATGAGGTGACAGTAGGTTCAGCAACACATGGAAGCCAGCAGAATCCTGTGCTTAGCTGTGACAATATGGGTGGCTTCTCAAtggaaagacaggaaagagacGGGAATTTGAAATCAGACCAGGTGGTTCTTGATCCTCAGTACATGTCTTCAGGGTCATCAATGCCATTAGATGGTACAGAAAATGATCCAATGTACTGCGACCAGACAAAGACAGGATATATATCTACTAATGAAGGCACAAGCACAGAGGGAGACGTAACCGGGATTGAAATGGATGACACTGAACTGCCAGCTGAAGAGATACAGGAGCTCAAGATGGACACCATTGATCTGGGATCTGGCATGAATGAACTAGCCGCACTAGGGTGTCAGATGGAGGAGTGCATAGAGGAGGTACAGCGgttagaggagaggaggaaggaactGCTGGTGGAGGTGCTGGAGCTGAGAGggaataaagacagagaggaggcagagaggagcaatgaggagggaaaggaggcagaggagccAATTGATAGCAAAGTGGCAGAGCTGATGAATGCActgaagagggaggaagaggggagaagagaggagaggaagagggaaatcCAGAGCCtcagggaggagagagcagaggaggagaggaggatgtggaaGGTGAACCTGGAGAGACAGGGGCTGCAAGAGGAGCTCCGAAAGCTGAAGAGGAGGCTGTTCGCCATGGCTAGGGACTGTGCTCACAACCAGGTCGCCCTGAACACGCAGCACCGTGAGGTGGAGCTGctgaagagagaagaggtgagaaACTCCTCACGAAAAATCTTTATCTGTTCTTCACAGGGTAAGGAAACCGCCACGTAAAATCTCTTTCTTCCCATCTTCcaggagaagctgcagtcaCTGGTGCTCCAGCTGAAGGAAGAGGGCTCCCAGCTCAGGTCggcccaacaacaacagctcttAGACCTTCAAGCAGAGCTTCACGCCCAGAGCTCCAGTCAGACCTCCAGCACCCAGGACGAGCTGACCCAGTGCAGGAGGCACTCCTGTGGGGACATCCAGCAGTATCTGCAGGGTGGGCTGCAAGCGCTGGAGGACAGGTGCTGTCACTGACtaaaagtcatgtttttaatcGTTTATATTTGGTCATGATAATTATCAtcatccttttttgttttacactttaAACACAGACCTGTAGCGGCCGATGAAATGCATGTTTCTCATGAAACTGTCAACGTTGTCTTGGCCAGGTATGAACCCATTTTGCTCATGTtgctgaagaggagagaggcaacAGCCGGAGCACTGGTGAAAGCCAAAGAGCAGGCCCAGGAGCTGAGGGCCCAGCTGAGGCCCCTAAAGGAGGAGATCCAAAAGCTGAAGCTCCAGAGGGCTTGTCTGGAGGAGAAACTCAAACTAATCCACatacagaggagagaggatgtgGGGCAGTACAAGGTAAGCATTATgtcaggtggggggggggggggggggggggggagacaaaCAATTGATGGGGCAGTCAGTCATTGAGCTTAGAAGTAGACAAATTGTCCTTCAACTGTGCACCATAAAAGGGTCACCTGATACACAGAGCAATAACGCTATGCCATTCTTACAGGAGACAGTGTACTGGCTGgaggacagcagcagggagCTGAAGACTGAGTTAATGATTCAGACAAGAAAAACCAAAGAGATAGAGGAGTTGAGAGACAGCCTAACCAAACAACTACTCCTTTACAGGtaagatttgtttttctattcTGTATCATACTTTAAACAACCTTTAGGGAATTGttctaattaaaatgtatttcttacaGGGCTGCCATTGAGGACCACAACAAGGGTGACAATGAGGAGAAAACATGATTGTAtgttcttcatttaaaaagaaaactgagtTATGTGATTTAATACcaaaattatcattatttttttggcTGCAACATAGTGAACCCCAAGGTTCAATTAATGCACTTTACACATATTAAGAAACATGCTGTTTTTagaataaaaaactaaaatttatgaatgttttttagGATATAATTTACTTGACCGCAACTTGTAGAAAGGTTTTTGTTATGAATAAAGGCTTTGTGTTCGTTGTAATCCGAGTGCGACTGTCGAGTTTATGTCTCTACATGGAGCGCACAGGGGTTCATGTACTTATAAGGGCATCATGGCTGAAGAACTAAACAGTGGGACAGAGTAATAGAGTGAGAGTAAGTTCTGCAGACAGGAAAGCACCAAGACTTTCAAAGTGTCATGAGGCATAACCAACTCTTTGCCTAAAAGGATTATTTAGGGTTGTTTAAAAATACTTCCAAGCTTAGCAAGATGCTGATCCTATTAATGAAATATGtaacacattcattcatattgAGAAATGTGGACAATACATCAAGTGGACCCAAAGACTAATGAAACACGTTTTATTAAGAATGCACTCACTGTACAAATATTGAACATAGAAAAAGTTCAACCACTAATCTATACCAcgaaaacatttaaatgattattgTATGACTatggggaggggaggtgggacCACAGATGGACATTTCAAACGCAGATTCACTCCATAATTTGGAATTTCATTCAGAAGCAGCTGGTGTGAAAAATCAGTGTCCAGAACAATTAGGTGATGACCAGACTGAAGCAATGAAACAGACATTAGGACAATAAGGTAGCCTGCAAACAACTTCAAAGTTGCAGTGAATGTCACTATGCTGTGCATCGTGTCATAAAGCTGAACCGCATTTTACCTAAAgcgttttttttcctgcaacatGTACAGAGGGAGCTGTTTACACTATTTAACAGCAGCTTACTGTAAATTACCACTTGTTGAGGATTGTCAGTTTGATCACCACTGTAGGTTCTAAAAactccttttatttattattgaaaaaGCAACAGCTAAAACATTTCAGTGTAGAGGGGAGGGCCAATTTGGTTACAAAAATATAACTTTTATATGCActgtgaaaaaaaggaaaccacGGATGAGATTTTTCAGGCAATAAATTACTCAGTAAAAGGAGAGTTCTTCACTTTGAGTATTCCAAAAGGGACCAGGGCTACACGATTATTCTTTCTTGTATTTACAGTGATTTGCGGCATACAGTGTCCCACCAGTAAAGTAGAGAAGGATGGGAAGAAGTAGCTGCATGAAACTACTGAGGTGGCAGTTTGGCAGTTTGTGATGAGGTCGTAAGTTAAGACACACAGCAAGCAGAGGTGTTAGGCTGTGGCTTCAGGGTCTGTCGAACCCTCTGGATCTTCATCGTTGTAGATGTTCTCAGCCTAAAAGGAGAATCAGTGTGTCAGTCATTCAGCCACATACTGTCAGGTTGTTAAGACATATTTACGAGTCAGAGCCGCATGCTGTCTGTGACCTTTACATGTTGCTGCAAAACGTATTTTCTTCTAGATTGttttacaatata contains:
- the sync gene encoding syncoilin; protein product: MESYGETSISPQAYLSTSYIDTHMDGAGAEDQPARGQSQGSGTIINRCGGTTDVSRQSEMPLTSAGNKLSDTMVEYEGQLLGMLAMLESCMEEAGMDFEPQNWAPDASQEYVHISKNPQLCRGTTLAPAQQGRPMKLETQPMQLESWAGQHAGGGEASKGSRNEVTVGSATHGSQQNPVLSCDNMGGFSMERQERDGNLKSDQVVLDPQYMSSGSSMPLDGTENDPMYCDQTKTGYISTNEGTSTEGDVTGIEMDDTELPAEEIQELKMDTIDLGSGMNELAALGCQMEECIEEVQRLEERRKELLVEVLELRGNKDREEERKREIQSLREERAEEERRMWKVNLERQGLQEELRKLKRRLFAMARDCAHNQVALNTQHREVELLKREEEKLQSLVLQLKEEGSQLRSAQQQQLLDLQAELHAQSSSQTSSTQDELTQCRRHSCGDIQQYLQGGLQALEDRYEPILLMLLKRREATAGALVKAKEQAQELRAQLRPLKEEIQKLKLQRACLEEKLKLIHIQRREDVGQYKETVYWLEDSSRELKTELMIQTRKTKEIEELRDSLTKQLLLYRAAIEDHNKGDNEEKT